The genomic interval CTGGAATTGGTAAGCCCATAAAATATCCTTTGACAGTGCCTGTATTAACATTAAAACGTGCTAAACGTAATGCACCACAAGTTGCAAAAAACGCAGCAACAATATATCCAATAATACCAAAATCTTTTAATAAAAAGGCATATGCTAAGATTGCAGGCGCTACACCAAATGATACTAAATCACATAAGGAATCTAACTCTTTGCCAAACTCACTACTCACCTTTAAATATCTAGCTACTCTACCATCTAATCCATCGCTAATCATTGCTGCCACTACAAATAATGCTGCCCGATAGAACTCACCATTAAAGGTAGAAATAATTGCACATACACCTAATACCAAATTTAAAGCTGTTAAAGCATTTGGAATTATGCTTCTCATTGTAACAACCTCCCTATAACTGTCTCGCCACCCTTAACTCTGTCACCTTTTTTCACAAGAATTTCTACTGTTTTAGGTACAATCACTTCTGTACATGATGCAAATTTTATCAAACCATATCGCTCACCCAGCTGTAAAATACTTCCAAGCGTGACCCAAGAGACAATACGCCTAGCTAAAATACCAGCTATCTGTGTTACTAATACTTTCATATTATCATTTTCTATTCCGATAGAGTGACGTTCATTTTCACACCCTACAGATTCCTTATAAGCAGGTCGAAACCGTCCGCAAGTGTATTGCTGAAATTTTATTTCACCGGCAATAGGACTACGGTTTACGTGTACATCAAAAACCGATAAAAATATGGTCACTTTTAGGCCTACTTGATTTAAAAATTGGTCATCGTAAACTTCGCAAACACTCATTACCTTACCATCTGCAGGTGATAAAACTAGACTATTATCATAAGGAATCTTCCTCTTAGGATTACGAAAAAAGAAAGTAATAAATCCCATTAAAACAGCAGGGATAATACTCCAATATGGATCGACAGTTACATAAATTACTACCGTAATAATAGCAAGAACAACAATGTATATGTAACCCTCTTTAACTATAGGCGCTTTAACCATTTATCCACCCCATCTTACTAGCCATTTTTTTGTAAAACAACTAAGTTCACTTCATATTTTTTTTGCATTATATTCCCTACATTCTGTGCTTTTTACTAGCTACTACCTTCATAACGAAACGTGGTAAAGCTAACATACGTATTGCACGCTTAGGCTCTGACAGTAATCGAAACAACCATTCCAAATTAGCATGTTGCATCCAAATTGGTGCCCGACGTACAACCCCAGCCATTACATCAAATGTTCCACCTACTCCAATTGATACAGGAACATTTATTTGCTCTTTATATTCATTTAGCCACTTTTCTTGTCTCGGTACACCTAAAGCAACTAATAATATATCTGGCTGACAAGCTCGAATGTTACTTATAATATCAGGTTCTTCTTTTTTAGTAAAGAAACCATTACGTGTACCGACAATTTGCACACCTGGATAACGCTCTTGTGCTATCTCTTTCGCTTGTTCAGCGATGCCAGGCGCTCCACCAAGCATATAAATTTTATACTTTTCTTTAGTAGCTTCAACTAACAAATTTTGCACCAAATCATATCCCGCCACACGTTCTGGCATACTATCACCTTGGTAACGTGCCGCCCAAACCACCCCTGCACCATCAGGTACGACCAAATCCGCATTATTGATAATATCTGCCAATTGTTTATCTTTATTAGCCATCATTATCATTTCTGCGTTAGGGGTGACAACTAAGTGGGACTTCTTTTGAAGAATAAATCCCTTAACTGCATTTACCGCTTCTTTCATTGTCACAACATCAATCAACACATTTAAAACAG from Pelosinus sp. IPA-1 carries:
- a CDS encoding phosphatidylserine decarboxylase family protein, which gives rise to MVKAPIVKEGYIYIVVLAIITVVIYVTVDPYWSIIPAVLMGFITFFFRNPKRKIPYDNSLVLSPADGKVMSVCEVYDDQFLNQVGLKVTIFLSVFDVHVNRSPIAGEIKFQQYTCGRFRPAYKESVGCENERHSIGIENDNMKVLVTQIAGILARRIVSWVTLGSILQLGERYGLIKFASCTEVIVPKTVEILVKKGDRVKGGETVIGRLLQ
- a CDS encoding WecB/TagA/CpsF family glycosyltransferase gives rise to the protein MRNRVAVLNVLIDVVTMKEAVNAVKGFILQKKSHLVVTPNAEMIMMANKDKQLADIINNADLVVPDGAGVVWAARYQGDSMPERVAGYDLVQNLLVEATKEKYKIYMLGGAPGIAEQAKEIAQERYPGVQIVGTRNGFFTKKEEPDIISNIRACQPDILLVALGVPRQEKWLNEYKEQINVPVSIGVGGTFDVMAGVVRRAPIWMQHANLEWLFRLLSEPKRAIRMLALPRFVMKVVASKKHRM
- the pssA gene encoding CDP-diacylglycerol--serine O-phosphatidyltransferase encodes the protein MRSIIPNALTALNLVLGVCAIISTFNGEFYRAALFVVAAMISDGLDGRVARYLKVSSEFGKELDSLCDLVSFGVAPAILAYAFLLKDFGIIGYIVAAFFATCGALRLARFNVNTGTVKGYFMGLPIPAAGCVVATFIMLGIKPDGWIFPIIVTIFAYLMVSTIKYPDFKGKGEKLRIIPAIITIFISGYILFITKDAILFSPFFAYALFGILNTVFGLFDSKSVT